A genomic window from Streptomyces mirabilis includes:
- a CDS encoding RNA polymerase sigma factor, which translates to MGQVRQPRRVQAYDGELGAAVARAQDGDETAFAFAYRMVQPGLLGYLRGLVGDDAEDVASDAWLEIARDLGRFKGDGAGFRGWTSTIARHRALDHLRRQRVRPRAGGTEQDVLDLPSRHSTHEEALESLSTQRALELVRGLPRDQAEAVLLRVVVGLDAPAAARVLGKRPGAVRTAAHRGLKRLARQLGVAGESDKGVTNEASPTLGKSK; encoded by the coding sequence TTGGGCCAGGTACGGCAACCCCGGCGTGTACAGGCGTACGACGGGGAATTGGGCGCGGCGGTCGCGCGGGCCCAGGACGGCGACGAGACGGCCTTCGCATTCGCGTACCGGATGGTGCAGCCGGGCCTGCTCGGCTATCTGCGCGGCCTGGTCGGCGACGACGCGGAGGACGTGGCGTCCGACGCCTGGCTGGAGATCGCCCGTGACCTCGGCCGTTTCAAGGGGGACGGGGCCGGGTTCCGCGGCTGGACCTCGACCATCGCCCGGCACCGGGCGCTGGACCATCTGCGCCGCCAGCGCGTACGGCCCCGGGCAGGAGGGACCGAACAGGACGTACTGGACCTGCCCAGCCGGCACAGCACCCATGAAGAGGCCCTGGAGTCCCTGTCCACCCAGCGGGCGCTGGAACTGGTCCGCGGGCTGCCGCGGGACCAGGCAGAGGCCGTACTCCTGCGGGTCGTCGTCGGCCTGGACGCTCCCGCCGCCGCACGCGTCCTCGGCAAGCGCCCGGGAGCGGTGCGCACTGCCGCCCACCGCGGCCTGAAACGCCTCGCCCGCCAGCTGGGCGTCGCCGGTGAATCGGACAAGGGTGTGACGAATGAGGCTTCCCCAACGCTGGGGAAGTCGAAATGA
- a CDS encoding DUF1877 family protein: MSTYLRLRAVPPPALRNSTTWLERLFEDDSEAVRRRVGRHREEELDNRYLDQERIYAGAPAHRAADRPQTAEDRPQTQVVLGGRPVFRADRHKSPFLVLTAAQARRVARFLAMADFDVLWDFARAELLPRYGGATAEPETWYAFAVAHQELRAFYARTAECGDAVVKWLPT, translated from the coding sequence ATGAGTACGTACCTCCGTCTGCGAGCGGTGCCGCCTCCCGCACTGCGCAACAGTACGACCTGGCTCGAACGACTCTTCGAGGACGACTCGGAGGCCGTCCGACGTCGGGTCGGCCGGCACCGTGAAGAGGAGCTGGACAACCGTTATCTGGACCAGGAACGCATCTACGCCGGCGCTCCCGCGCATCGTGCCGCAGACCGGCCCCAGACCGCCGAAGACCGGCCTCAGACCCAGGTGGTGCTCGGTGGTCGGCCGGTGTTCCGCGCCGACCGGCACAAGTCGCCGTTCCTGGTGCTGACGGCGGCCCAGGCCCGCCGGGTGGCCAGGTTCCTGGCCATGGCCGACTTCGACGTGCTGTGGGATTTCGCCCGCGCCGAACTGCTGCCGCGCTACGGCGGCGCGACCGCGGAGCCCGAGACGTGGTACGCGTTCGCGGTGGCGCACCAGGAATTGAGAGCGTTCTACGCACGGACGGCCGAGTGCGGGGACGCGGTGGTGAAATGGCTGCCGACCTGA
- a CDS encoding FG-GAP-like repeat-containing protein: protein MGRRALVRGATAATVSFTLALGLGSLTVGIAHGGTVTGEVVVPAATDMVPRTGLLSAGPSGFLRYEEGRGQLWTTYDGVDTVVDASGTDVYGVTSAGAGSDVVARYDTSAGTVTLRNMTSGQISTVALPDGHFYFSTLGSTVVTTAGTPGADSTWHLLDARADGSVSDRTVQGVPSGVHLQSAAGLGDAHGQVVQYRKGDDMVTGWLDVEQGRFTALPYTVQSWNYLVALSPTHLVWYYDGTLHVASRQDPAAAVRTVRVGEISQVLGLVGDHVIVSRYDSSLGQNDTYRAVSRVEAVPLDGSAPRTLLARTSRQAVPTPDGGLLVAGGADTDHWGVSLVEAAEDGGVTVRRIANAYPRQAAHTVSQLTLAQGRLTTVETDPVGDWSYLHTRETGVADSPTAGARTTRGRIVLENYSGSRPRLLDTGDGRTVVAGHGTSAAQQPQLLGADRSLPGTRIDGSRSYQTATAAGGRFAALTRPYDSNGVAETRVVDLDSGRTVFTTTDSVRAIWGTTVWVMSGNDTVVPYDLLTGKQGEPVWFGRGCLLNDFQAVGRWLLWNCVLNSEGQGVYDTVTQRNLTLVSGSGWEQAQLGDGFVATVEAGQLKVIDVRGGTPLSHTAGKFEGNAWDVDPYTGVIAQLRSDHTIRLTSSEVPVSALVQRDATVAASVDVRGGAAPWSPKWWLNKPAASWKLVIGDKATGAAVRTLSGGLSRGVVSPAWNGKDGSGRLVPNGAYTWTLTVTPADGQGAALTRTGTVKVTGAAAVRRDFVGSDGFGELVTLNGSGGLTYQYGTGKGTFTGKLTGSGWATSIKAVPFGDLSGDRCNDVLVRFSSGALRAYRPACGAAVTPSTAYTSLGGGWQQYDVLTAPGDVSGDGRPDLIARNTATGTVYLYKGTSAGNLSARVKLYDDWKTYKKIVGAGDLNGDGIGDLLAQDKANNLYRYDGTGKGTFKARVKLFGNWGGSYSAIVGVGDITGDGKADIVSRDTSGAVWRNNGNGKGSFGGRTKIATGWQGYKGLF from the coding sequence ATGGGCAGACGTGCGCTCGTACGAGGCGCCACCGCCGCAACCGTTTCCTTCACACTGGCTCTCGGCCTCGGCTCGCTGACCGTCGGCATCGCGCACGGTGGAACGGTCACCGGAGAGGTGGTCGTACCGGCCGCCACGGACATGGTTCCCCGGACGGGTCTGCTGAGCGCGGGGCCCTCGGGGTTCCTCCGGTACGAGGAGGGGCGGGGCCAGCTCTGGACGACGTACGACGGTGTCGACACGGTCGTCGACGCATCGGGCACGGACGTGTACGGCGTCACGAGTGCCGGCGCCGGCTCGGACGTCGTCGCCCGCTACGACACCTCCGCCGGGACCGTGACGCTGCGAAACATGACGTCCGGCCAGATCAGTACGGTCGCACTGCCCGACGGACACTTCTACTTCAGCACCCTCGGGTCGACGGTCGTCACGACCGCGGGAACCCCTGGCGCCGACAGCACGTGGCATCTGCTGGACGCCCGGGCCGACGGCTCCGTCTCCGACCGCACGGTGCAAGGCGTCCCCTCCGGCGTCCATCTGCAGTCCGCCGCCGGGCTGGGCGACGCGCACGGACAGGTCGTGCAGTACCGCAAGGGCGACGACATGGTCACCGGGTGGCTCGACGTGGAGCAGGGGCGCTTCACCGCCCTGCCGTACACCGTGCAGTCCTGGAACTACCTGGTCGCGCTCAGCCCCACCCACCTGGTCTGGTACTACGACGGCACTCTGCACGTCGCCTCCCGTCAGGACCCGGCCGCCGCCGTGCGGACCGTGCGGGTCGGCGAGATCTCGCAGGTGCTGGGCCTCGTCGGCGACCACGTCATCGTGTCCCGGTACGACTCCTCCCTGGGCCAGAACGACACCTACCGCGCGGTCTCGCGGGTCGAGGCCGTCCCCCTCGACGGCTCCGCGCCGCGCACGCTGCTGGCCAGGACGTCACGGCAGGCCGTGCCGACTCCGGACGGCGGGCTCCTGGTCGCGGGCGGCGCCGACACGGACCACTGGGGCGTCTCCCTCGTCGAGGCGGCCGAGGACGGCGGGGTCACCGTACGGAGGATCGCGAACGCCTACCCGCGGCAGGCCGCCCACACGGTCTCCCAACTGACCCTTGCCCAGGGGCGGTTGACCACCGTGGAGACCGACCCCGTGGGCGACTGGTCGTATCTCCACACCCGTGAGACCGGCGTGGCCGACTCCCCCACGGCGGGGGCACGCACCACCCGCGGCCGTATCGTGCTGGAGAACTACTCGGGAAGCCGCCCACGTCTCCTCGACACCGGCGACGGCCGGACGGTCGTCGCCGGCCACGGCACGAGCGCCGCCCAGCAGCCCCAGCTCCTCGGGGCCGACCGGTCGCTGCCCGGCACCCGGATCGACGGCTCCCGCAGCTACCAGACCGCGACCGCCGCGGGCGGCCGTTTCGCCGCCCTGACCAGGCCGTACGACAGCAACGGCGTGGCGGAGACCCGGGTCGTCGACCTCGACTCCGGGCGCACGGTGTTCACGACGACGGACAGCGTGCGGGCGATCTGGGGCACCACCGTGTGGGTGATGTCCGGCAACGACACCGTGGTCCCGTACGACCTGCTGACCGGGAAGCAGGGCGAGCCGGTGTGGTTCGGGCGCGGCTGCCTGCTGAACGACTTCCAGGCGGTCGGCCGGTGGCTGCTGTGGAACTGCGTGCTCAACTCGGAGGGACAGGGCGTCTACGACACCGTCACCCAGCGGAATCTGACGCTCGTGTCGGGCTCAGGCTGGGAGCAGGCGCAGCTCGGCGACGGCTTCGTCGCGACGGTCGAGGCCGGGCAGCTCAAGGTGATCGACGTCCGCGGCGGGACGCCCCTGTCGCACACCGCCGGGAAGTTCGAGGGGAACGCCTGGGACGTCGACCCGTACACCGGCGTGATCGCCCAGCTCCGCTCCGACCACACCATCCGTCTGACCTCCAGTGAGGTCCCCGTCTCCGCCCTGGTCCAGCGCGACGCCACCGTCGCCGCCTCGGTGGACGTCAGGGGCGGCGCCGCGCCGTGGAGCCCGAAGTGGTGGCTGAACAAGCCCGCGGCCTCCTGGAAACTCGTGATCGGCGACAAGGCCACCGGTGCGGCCGTCCGCACCCTCTCCGGCGGTCTGTCGCGCGGTGTGGTGAGTCCGGCGTGGAACGGCAAGGACGGCTCCGGCCGGCTGGTGCCCAACGGCGCCTACACCTGGACGCTGACCGTCACCCCCGCGGACGGGCAGGGCGCGGCGCTGACGAGGACGGGCACGGTCAAGGTCACCGGGGCCGCCGCGGTCCGCCGCGACTTCGTCGGGTCGGACGGCTTCGGCGAGCTGGTGACGCTGAACGGCTCCGGTGGGCTGACGTACCAGTACGGGACGGGCAAGGGCACCTTCACCGGGAAGCTGACCGGGAGCGGCTGGGCGACATCGATCAAGGCCGTGCCCTTCGGCGACCTGAGCGGTGACCGCTGCAACGACGTGCTCGTCCGGTTCAGCAGCGGTGCGTTGCGCGCCTACCGGCCCGCGTGCGGGGCGGCGGTGACGCCTTCCACCGCGTACACCTCGCTGGGCGGTGGCTGGCAGCAGTACGACGTGCTGACCGCACCCGGTGACGTCAGTGGTGACGGCCGACCGGACCTGATCGCCCGCAACACCGCCACCGGCACCGTCTACCTGTACAAGGGCACCAGCGCCGGGAATCTCTCCGCCCGCGTCAAGCTCTACGACGACTGGAAGACGTACAAGAAGATCGTGGGCGCCGGTGATCTGAACGGCGACGGCATCGGTGATCTCCTCGCGCAGGACAAGGCGAACAACCTGTACCGCTACGACGGCACCGGCAAGGGCACTTTCAAGGCCCGCGTGAAGCTGTTCGGCAACTGGGGCGGCTCGTACAGCGCGATCGTCGGCGTCGGGGACATCACGGGTGACGGCAAAGCGGACATCGTCTCCCGCGACACCTCCGGCGCCGTCTGGCGCAACAACGGCAACGGCAAGGGCTCCTTCGGCGGTCGTACGAAGATCGCCACCGGCTGGCAGGGGTACAAGGGCTTGTTCTGA
- a CDS encoding serine/threonine-protein kinase encodes MTPLSTGDPKSIGGYTLLGRLGAGGMGVVYLGVSASGRQVAVKLVHGPYAQEEEFRTRFRQEIEAARRVSGAFTAPVVDADPDADRPWMATLYVPGLNLAEVVEKDGPLSQRELRALGLGLTEALRDIQRAGLVHRDLKPRNVLMTEDGPRVIDFGISRASDHQSLTTTGRMIGTPPFMSPEQLASPRDVTPASDVFSLGSLLVFAAVGTGPFDADSPYITGYQVVHGTPDLGGVPEALLGIVERCLDKDPAARPELTDIHRMLQALPESDATGSPKTGQSAKPGRRPTSRSAATTPAGTPSGIGTGKRRRARMLLTGLGAVLAVTALCVGVGVYVSDSDTATATAGAHAASLPDGWRPWQTKLRYDVKGVPLDYDSPGCVAKGSALFCGGTGFTAARIDAASGRALWRTGTRPQGAQPIGVRDGLVYMYEEPDDRTRRMVALDAGTGHRRWQRDINPSEEAVLYDGGLLTLSPDYASFVAYGPSGKELWRAPSLEEYCTPSALGGVPYALCSKGNEPGQAPVELMKLGPGSLTETATLPKKAEALGAVGGQPLFLAPQTAKDVYEAGYERPYNALLRVAAETGQVRRIPLAHPLTGAATLVDGVVYFVRSDGSVTAVSADSGKQLWQKMTDVESLSAPAMSATYNRVYFSNRFGRLLALDSRTGAEVWRTSALDDPGDKVQSYPPRVLLVKDAIVATAGDTAFSRSPDGPT; translated from the coding sequence ATGACGCCCCTGAGCACCGGGGACCCGAAGTCCATAGGCGGGTACACCCTTCTCGGTCGGCTCGGGGCGGGCGGCATGGGGGTCGTCTATCTGGGAGTCTCCGCCTCGGGACGGCAGGTCGCGGTCAAGCTCGTGCACGGGCCGTACGCCCAGGAGGAGGAGTTCCGGACGCGCTTCCGGCAGGAGATCGAGGCAGCGCGCAGAGTGAGCGGCGCCTTCACCGCACCTGTCGTGGACGCCGACCCGGACGCCGACCGGCCGTGGATGGCGACGCTCTACGTGCCGGGGCTCAACCTTGCCGAAGTCGTGGAGAAGGACGGCCCGTTGAGCCAGCGGGAACTGCGCGCGCTGGGGCTGGGGCTCACCGAGGCGCTGCGCGACATCCAGCGGGCGGGCCTGGTGCACCGGGACCTCAAACCGCGCAACGTCCTGATGACCGAGGACGGGCCGCGCGTCATCGACTTCGGCATATCGCGCGCTTCCGACCACCAGAGCCTCACCACGACCGGGCGGATGATCGGCACTCCGCCCTTCATGTCGCCGGAACAACTGGCCTCTCCCCGGGACGTCACCCCGGCCTCGGACGTGTTCTCGCTGGGGTCGCTGCTGGTGTTCGCGGCCGTCGGCACAGGCCCGTTCGACGCCGACAGCCCGTATATAACCGGCTATCAGGTGGTGCACGGGACCCCGGACCTCGGCGGCGTGCCCGAAGCGCTCCTGGGCATTGTCGAGCGCTGCCTGGACAAGGACCCGGCCGCGCGGCCGGAACTGACGGACATACACCGCATGCTCCAGGCGCTGCCGGAGTCCGACGCCACCGGGTCCCCGAAGACCGGGCAGTCCGCGAAGCCCGGGCGCCGCCCCACTTCTCGGAGCGCGGCCACCACCCCCGCGGGCACCCCGTCCGGCATCGGTACCGGCAAGCGACGCCGAGCCCGGATGCTCCTCACCGGCCTCGGTGCGGTGCTGGCCGTCACGGCGCTGTGTGTCGGGGTGGGTGTCTACGTGTCCGATTCGGACACCGCCACCGCCACGGCCGGCGCCCATGCCGCGTCACTGCCCGACGGTTGGCGGCCGTGGCAGACGAAGCTGCGGTACGACGTGAAGGGTGTCCCTCTCGACTACGACAGCCCTGGATGCGTGGCGAAGGGAAGCGCCCTGTTCTGTGGCGGTACGGGTTTCACGGCCGCCAGGATCGACGCGGCCTCCGGCCGCGCCCTGTGGCGGACCGGCACCCGCCCTCAGGGGGCACAGCCGATCGGCGTTCGCGACGGGCTGGTCTACATGTACGAGGAACCGGACGACAGGACCAGGCGCATGGTGGCTCTCGACGCCGGTACCGGGCACCGGCGGTGGCAACGCGACATCAACCCGTCCGAGGAGGCGGTCCTGTACGACGGCGGGCTGCTGACCCTGTCTCCCGACTACGCGTCGTTCGTGGCTTACGGGCCTTCCGGCAAGGAACTGTGGCGGGCGCCCTCGCTGGAGGAGTACTGCACTCCGTCGGCGCTGGGAGGCGTCCCCTACGCCCTGTGCTCGAAGGGCAACGAGCCCGGCCAGGCCCCGGTCGAGCTGATGAAGCTCGGACCCGGCAGCCTGACCGAAACGGCCACACTGCCCAAGAAGGCGGAAGCGCTCGGCGCCGTCGGCGGGCAGCCCCTGTTCCTCGCCCCCCAGACCGCGAAGGACGTGTACGAAGCCGGGTACGAACGGCCGTACAACGCGCTGCTGCGGGTGGCCGCGGAAACCGGGCAGGTCAGACGGATACCGCTGGCACATCCGCTGACCGGCGCGGCCACCCTTGTGGACGGCGTCGTCTACTTCGTCCGGTCCGACGGGTCGGTCACCGCGGTGTCGGCGGACAGCGGCAAACAACTCTGGCAGAAGATGACGGACGTGGAGAGTCTGTCCGCGCCCGCGATGTCGGCGACGTACAACCGGGTCTATTTCTCCAACCGCTTCGGCCGTCTGCTGGCACTGGACAGCCGCACCGGAGCGGAGGTCTGGCGCACCTCCGCACTGGACGACCCCGGGGACAAAGTGCAGAGCTACCCGCCGCGAGTGCTGCTCGTCAAGGACGCGATCGTGGCGACGGCCGGCGACACGGCCTTCTCCCGGAGCCCCGACGGGCCCACCTGA
- a CDS encoding transglycosylase domain-containing protein produces the protein MPRRARSRAPQKKRRIDYPRRGTTGPRRWLPSVRQLLSLFLLFFGATAAAVGYAYATVTIPDPNPTTLLQNNVYYWSDGTVLATDGSVNRQNVSLSQVPADVRWDFIAAENASFYTDPGIDPRGILRAVVHMAAGGSVQSGSTITQQFVKNTYLDQSQTVSRKFKELLISTKIGAGMTKERILQGYLNTCFFGRQANGIQAAARMYYGLPVERLDASQGAFLAAAVNEPSLFQYADSDPAARAKAEARWSWVLDRMVKTGRLTPGRRARYAAAGFPTPRKWTRGSGLTGETGYLVQLARSYAETHDPTITDSGLSRGGYQIHTTFDRKRTAELTRAVAAVRGQRLDPAHRPVDRDVQVGAASVEPTTGRILAVYGGPGFDHAHYSDNADTSGVPVGSTFKPIVLAAALQHGAVLRPGTSPEPITPAGKFNGDDGIKIKDQQGNDVVDPKDPTGLLHQHNDTPQRWGYISLRKAMEQSVNTPYVQLGEDVGYGNVARTAQSLGLRPSSLAAPSAGFYIGTSTPSAIRMAGVYATFAADGMQATPYSVTKVTHNGSVLAGFSAPAPVRALPAAVAGNVTDVLRGVIARGTGSKAQALGRTAAGKTGTTDDYRSAWFIGYTPQLATSVVLFREDSNHPQLQSLVGVGGLQKVFGGDIPTEIWIQYMRDALAGLPDAPFPAPAPLGRGADEPGAPTPSPSAAPAKRGGKSGKKTTATAAPTPGAPTAPPKCRHHKCR, from the coding sequence ATGCCACGCCGTGCCCGCAGCAGGGCGCCACAGAAGAAACGCCGGATCGACTACCCGCGCCGAGGCACGACGGGCCCGCGCCGCTGGCTGCCGTCGGTGCGCCAACTGCTCTCGCTCTTCCTGCTCTTCTTCGGCGCCACGGCAGCGGCCGTCGGCTATGCCTACGCCACGGTCACCATCCCCGACCCCAATCCCACGACACTGCTGCAGAACAACGTCTACTACTGGTCGGACGGCACGGTCCTGGCGACCGACGGCAGCGTCAACCGGCAGAACGTGTCGCTCTCACAGGTACCCGCCGACGTGCGGTGGGACTTCATCGCCGCGGAGAACGCCTCCTTCTACACCGACCCGGGCATCGACCCGCGGGGAATCCTCCGCGCCGTCGTCCACATGGCCGCCGGCGGCTCCGTCCAGTCCGGCTCGACGATCACCCAGCAGTTCGTCAAGAACACCTACCTGGACCAGTCGCAGACGGTCTCACGCAAGTTCAAGGAACTGCTGATCTCCACCAAGATCGGTGCCGGGATGACCAAGGAGCGGATCCTCCAGGGGTATCTGAACACCTGCTTCTTCGGTCGTCAGGCCAACGGCATCCAGGCCGCGGCGCGCATGTACTACGGCCTCCCGGTGGAGAGGCTCGACGCGAGCCAGGGAGCCTTCCTCGCCGCGGCGGTCAACGAGCCGAGTCTCTTCCAGTACGCGGATTCCGATCCCGCGGCCAGGGCAAAGGCGGAAGCACGCTGGTCCTGGGTGCTCGACCGGATGGTGAAGACCGGCAGGCTGACACCCGGCCGGCGGGCACGGTACGCGGCCGCCGGTTTCCCCACCCCCAGGAAGTGGACCCGCGGTTCAGGGCTCACGGGCGAGACCGGCTACCTGGTCCAACTCGCCAGGTCCTATGCCGAGACACACGACCCGACCATCACCGACAGCGGCCTGAGCAGGGGCGGCTACCAGATCCACACCACCTTCGACAGGAAGAGGACGGCGGAACTGACGAGGGCTGTCGCCGCGGTGCGGGGGCAACGCCTCGACCCCGCCCACCGGCCGGTCGACCGGGACGTCCAGGTCGGAGCCGCCTCGGTGGAACCCACGACCGGCAGGATCCTCGCCGTCTACGGCGGACCCGGCTTCGACCACGCCCACTACTCGGACAACGCCGACACCTCCGGCGTCCCGGTGGGATCGACCTTCAAGCCCATCGTCCTCGCCGCCGCACTCCAGCACGGAGCGGTACTGCGACCCGGCACGTCACCCGAGCCGATCACCCCGGCCGGCAAGTTCAACGGTGACGACGGCATCAAGATCAAGGACCAGCAGGGCAACGACGTCGTCGATCCCAAGGACCCCACCGGGCTCCTCCACCAGCACAACGACACCCCCCAGCGCTGGGGCTACATCTCTCTGCGCAAGGCCATGGAGCAGTCGGTCAACACGCCGTACGTGCAACTGGGAGAGGACGTCGGCTACGGGAACGTGGCGAGGACGGCACAGTCCCTCGGCCTGCGCCCGAGCAGCCTCGCCGCCCCCAGCGCCGGCTTCTACATCGGCACCTCCACACCGAGCGCCATTCGCATGGCAGGCGTGTACGCGACTTTTGCCGCCGACGGGATGCAGGCCACCCCGTACTCGGTCACGAAGGTCACCCACAACGGCTCGGTACTGGCCGGCTTCTCCGCCCCGGCCCCCGTGCGGGCCCTGCCGGCGGCGGTCGCCGGGAACGTGACCGACGTGCTCAGGGGCGTCATCGCCCGGGGCACCGGCAGCAAGGCCCAGGCTCTCGGCAGGACCGCGGCGGGCAAGACCGGAACCACCGACGACTACCGTTCCGCCTGGTTCATCGGCTACACCCCGCAACTCGCCACCTCTGTCGTCCTCTTCAGAGAGGACTCGAACCACCCGCAGCTGCAGTCCCTGGTTGGCGTCGGTGGCCTCCAGAAGGTGTTCGGCGGCGACATCCCCACCGAGATCTGGATCCAGTACATGCGCGACGCCCTCGCCGGCCTGCCCGACGCACCCTTCCCCGCGCCCGCACCCCTCGGCCGCGGCGCCGACGAGCCCGGTGCTCCCACGCCCTCCCCGTCCGCGGCCCCCGCCAAGCGGGGCGGCAAGAGCGGCAAGAAGACCACCGCCACTGCCGCCCCCACACCGGGCGCTCCGACAGCACCCCCCAAGTGCCGCCATCACAAGTGCCGTTGA
- a CDS encoding peptidoglycan recognition protein, with product MKRRAWLTLGAVVLGGGGVVTYAVASPSSDPGAAGRAKRPAKVYDLALKGGTGDKRELPRTDTQPFSMLGVSWTGAAKRLDGAAQVRTRSLKTGQWSAWQDLELNADPLENPGVGVRGASEPLWVGPSDGMQVQVIRKNGSSSSALPKDLEVNLVDPGVLTDAETKTGGSAAEPAAFVADETPGATASAPTDSATPSDGTTAAPTDGQTATSPAATDTTPAATDSVPPSASASPTDSASPSDSASPTDSVSPSPSTSSSAPPSAPPSTVPEPPIVSRADWGADESISPEAPEYNADVKAVFVHHTDGANDYTCADSPSIIRSIYAYHVQVSGWKDIGYNFLVDKCGTIFEGRKGGVDLPVFGAHTYGWNRESAGVAVLGDYTTTSATNATLASVARLAAWKLGQYGADPAGTTQLTAGADQHNYFNTNFTAGSKYTFQRISGHRDGYNTQCPGGLLYDQLPTIRTWASGPVQGLKVGSVDGAALSGSTYYTKGGITVRWTATTPASLISKFELLVDGKSVATTSGTATSAGVTLALGSHTVAVRAVHQSGRTATSAALTVVAETTAPTFTTNPNLSLRSGTVSTSAIPVTLGWKATDDKALRYVKLLSPTTATFGPTTTTSNSTAKSGAATIWSMRAYDYAGNYRTSSPSYTPVILQETAATKSGSWTTRSSTSYLGGQSYSSGSKGASLTWTFTGRSAAWVVSRAASSGQAYVYVDGTKISTVDLKSSTTLYRQAIWTKTWSSSAKHTIKIVVVGTSGRPTVTTDSLVYIK from the coding sequence ATGAAACGACGGGCGTGGCTGACGCTCGGTGCGGTGGTCCTCGGAGGCGGGGGCGTGGTGACCTACGCCGTCGCCAGCCCGTCCTCGGATCCCGGCGCGGCCGGCCGGGCCAAGCGGCCGGCGAAGGTGTACGACCTCGCACTGAAAGGCGGCACAGGCGACAAGCGGGAGCTGCCGCGCACGGACACCCAGCCGTTCTCGATGCTCGGCGTCTCCTGGACGGGGGCGGCCAAGCGGCTCGACGGCGCGGCACAGGTACGCACCCGCAGCCTCAAGACCGGCCAGTGGAGCGCCTGGCAGGACCTCGAACTGAACGCCGACCCGCTGGAGAACCCCGGCGTCGGGGTGCGCGGAGCATCCGAGCCGTTGTGGGTCGGCCCGTCCGACGGCATGCAGGTGCAGGTCATCCGCAAGAACGGCAGCAGCAGCTCCGCTCTGCCCAAGGACCTCGAGGTCAACCTGGTCGACCCGGGGGTGCTGACCGACGCCGAGACCAAGACCGGCGGTAGCGCGGCCGAGCCTGCCGCGTTCGTCGCGGATGAGACTCCCGGCGCCACGGCATCCGCGCCCACCGACTCCGCCACGCCCAGCGACGGCACCACCGCCGCGCCGACGGACGGCCAGACCGCCACATCCCCGGCCGCGACGGACACCACGCCGGCGGCCACCGACTCCGTCCCGCCCTCCGCGTCGGCGTCCCCCACGGACTCCGCCTCGCCCTCCGACTCGGCGTCCCCCACGGACTCCGTGTCGCCGTCGCCGAGCACGTCCTCCAGCGCGCCGCCCTCGGCACCGCCGTCCACCGTGCCCGAACCGCCGATCGTCTCGCGCGCCGACTGGGGTGCCGACGAGTCGATCAGCCCCGAGGCGCCGGAGTACAACGCGGACGTGAAGGCGGTCTTCGTCCACCACACCGACGGGGCCAACGACTACACCTGCGCCGACTCGCCGTCGATCATCCGGAGCATCTACGCCTACCACGTCCAGGTCAGCGGCTGGAAGGACATCGGCTACAACTTCCTCGTCGACAAATGCGGCACCATCTTCGAGGGCCGCAAGGGCGGCGTGGACCTTCCGGTGTTCGGCGCACACACCTACGGCTGGAACCGGGAGTCCGCGGGCGTCGCGGTGCTCGGTGACTACACCACCACCAGCGCCACCAACGCCACGCTGGCGTCAGTCGCCCGCCTGGCGGCCTGGAAGCTCGGCCAGTACGGCGCCGATCCCGCCGGAACCACCCAGCTGACCGCGGGCGCGGACCAGCACAACTACTTCAACACCAACTTCACCGCGGGCAGCAAGTACACCTTCCAGCGGATCTCCGGCCACCGGGACGGCTACAACACACAGTGCCCCGGCGGCCTGCTCTACGACCAACTGCCGACCATCCGCACCTGGGCATCCGGCCCGGTGCAGGGCCTGAAGGTCGGCTCGGTCGACGGCGCGGCCCTTTCGGGCTCGACGTACTACACCAAGGGCGGCATCACCGTCCGCTGGACGGCCACCACCCCGGCGTCGTTGATCTCCAAGTTCGAGCTGCTGGTCGACGGCAAGAGCGTCGCCACCACCTCCGGCACCGCCACGTCCGCCGGCGTCACCCTGGCCCTGGGCAGCCACACTGTCGCCGTGCGGGCCGTGCACCAGTCCGGCAGGACCGCGACCAGTGCCGCGCTGACCGTCGTCGCGGAGACGACCGCACCGACCTTCACCACCAACCCGAATCTTTCCCTGCGCTCCGGCACCGTCAGCACCAGCGCCATCCCGGTCACTCTCGGCTGGAAGGCCACCGACGACAAGGCCCTGCGCTACGTGAAGCTGCTGTCCCCCACCACCGCCACCTTCGGCCCGACCACCACCACCTCCAACAGCACCGCCAAGTCCGGTGCCGCCACCATCTGGTCGATGCGGGCCTACGACTACGCCGGTAACTACCGCACGTCCTCGCCCTCGTACACCCCGGTGATACTGCAGGAGACCGCCGCCACGAAGTCCGGCAGCTGGACCACCCGCTCCTCCACCAGCTACCTCGGCGGCCAGTCCTACTCCAGCGGTTCCAAGGGCGCCAGCCTCACCTGGACCTTCACCGGCCGTTCCGCCGCCTGGGTCGTCTCCCGCGCCGCCAGCTCCGGCCAGGCGTACGTCTATGTCGACGGCACCAAGATCTCCACCGTCGACCTGAAGTCCTCCACCACCCTGTACCGGCAGGCGATCTGGACCAAGACCTGGTCCAGCAGCGCCAAGCACACCATCAAGATCGTCGTGGTCGGCACCAGCGGCCGTCCCACCGTCACCACCGACAGCCTCGTCTACATCAAGTAG